The genome window ACTCGATAGGTACGAGTTGATCCAAGGTAGTGGATTACTTTTGATCGCAAACTGCGGTTCATAACCTATTGCCTGTAAACGTTGATTTGATAGATACTCAATGTATTGTTTTAAAATTTCTGCATTAAGGCCAATCATTGAACCGTCTTTAAACAGGTAATCTGCCCACTCTTTTTCTTGTTCGATTACATCTAAAAATAACTCTAAGCCTTCTTGATGCAGCTCTTCTGAGATCTCTTGCATCTCAGGATCATCTTTGCCAGTGGCCCAAATATTTAAGATGTGTTGCGTAGCGGTTAAATGTACAGCTTCGTCACGAGCAATTAGCTTGATGATTTTAGCATTACCTTCAAGCAACTCGCGTTCAGCAAAGGCGAATGAACAAGCAAACGAAACATAAAAACGAATCGCTTCCAGTGCATTGGTTGAACATACTGAGCGATAAAGTGCTTTTTTAATTTCCCGTACTGTTACGACAACTTCTTCACCTTCAACAGTGTAAGTGCCTTCACCTTGAGATTGAAATAATTGCGTAAGTAGAATTACCCGGTCAAAGTATTTACTAATAGCACTAGCACGATTAAGGATGTTTTTGTTAATGACGATATCATCAAAAATCTCACTAGGGTCAGTGAATAGGTTACGTAAAATATGGGTGTAAGAACGTGAATGAATGGTTTCGTAAAATCCCCAGGTTTCAATCCAAGTTTCAAGCTCAGGAATAGACACAAGTGGCAACATACAAACATTCACACTACGTGCAGCAATTGAATCAAGCAATGTTTGATATTTTAAATTTGAGATAAAAATGTGACGTTCACTAGTCGTTAATGACTGCCAGTCAGCTCTGTCTTTAGAAATATCTACTTCTTCAGGGCGCCAGAAAAAACTTAATTGCTTTTCAATTAACTTTTCAAAAATAGGGTGCTTTTGTTGATCAAAACGAGAAACATTTACGGTTTGTCCCATAAACATTGGCTCTAAAAGTGGATCATTTTTAGTTTGGTTAAACGTTGAATACGACATGGTTACTCCCTGAAAACACCTCGTTTATGTCGTGAGATATTCGTGTTTCCATCTGTGTTAGCTATTAATTGTTATAAAACCGCAGAGGACTTTCATCACATCTGCGGTTTGTTCGAGCGGTTAGGGCTCTTAAATTTTACATGCACCGCCGGCACAATCATCATCACCATCAACCATGCTGTCGTCAGCACCGTCACGGGTATTATGGTAATACATGGTTTTAACACCAAGTTTGTAGCCAAGTAAGATGTCTTTTAAGATTTGTTTGATTGGCACTTTGCCGTTTTCAAATTTGTTTGGATCATAGTTAGTGTTTGCTGAAATTGTTTGGTCAACAAATTTTTGCATAATGCCAACTAATTCTAAATAACCGGTGTTATCAGGAATATTCCAAAGTAACTCGTAGTTATGTTTAAGCTTTTCGTACTCCGGTACAACTTGCTTTAACACACCATCTTTACTTGCCTTAACACTGATTAAGCCGCGTGGCGGTTCAATGCCGTTAGTTGCATTTGAAATCTGAGACGATGTTTCTGATGGCATTAATGCCGATACGGTTGAGTTACGTACACCATGCTCTTTAATGCTGGTACGCAGACCTTCCCAGTCTAGGTGTAAGCTTTCTGAGCAAATCTTATCAATGTCTTTTTTGTAAGTGTCAATTGGTAAAATGCCTTGCGATAAACGCGTTTCATTAAACTTAGGACACGCACCTTGTTCTTTCGCTAGGTTGTTCGACGCTTTCAATAAGTAAAATTGGATAGCTTCAAATGTTCTATGGGTTAGATTGTTTGCACTGCCGTTTGAGTAGAACACACCATTTTTAGCTAAATAATATGCGTAGTTAATCACACCTATACCCAACGTGCGTCTACCCATGGTAGCACTTAATGCCGCCGCTACAGGGTAGTCTTGGTAATCTAATAAATTATCAAGAGCACGCACTGCTAAATCAGCCAAGCCTTCTAATTCATCTAGGCTGTCAATCTTGCCAAGGTTGAATGCAGATAAAGTACAAAGTGCAATTTCACCGTTCTCATCATTGATATCGTTCATTGGTTTAGTTGGTAGGGCAATTTCTAAACAAAGGTTCGATTGACGAACAGGAGCTACGCTCGGATCAAATGGGCTGTGAGTATTACAGTGATCAACGTTTTGCAAATAAATACGGCCAGTACTGGCACGCTCTTGCGCGAATAAAGTAAATAATTCAATCGCTTTGATACGTTTTTTACGAATTGATTCATCATTTTCGTATTGCACATACAAGGCTTCAAATTTGTCTTGGTCTTCAAAAAATGCATCGTATAAACCAGGTACGTCTGAAGGGCTGAATAACGTAATGTAATCGCCTTTAATTAAACGTTGATACATGGTTTTGTTAAATTGTATACCGTAATCTAAGTGACGTACGCGGTTTTCTTCAACACCACGGTTGTTTTTAAGCACTAATAAGCTTTCTACTTCTAAATGCCACAAAGGATAGAATAACGTTGCTGCACCGCCGCGGACACCACCTTGTGAACAACTTTTAACAGCTGTTTGAAAGTGTTTATAAAATGGAATGCAACCAGTATGAAATGCTTCACCGTTACGTATCGAACTGCCTAAAGCGCGAATACGACCTGCGTTGATACCAATACCTGCTCGTTGTGATACGTACTTCACAATTGCGCTGGTTGTGGCATTTATAGAATCTAAACTATCGCCTGTTTCAATCAATACACAAGATGAGAACTGACGAGTAGGAGTACGAACACCGGCCATAATTGGTGTAGGTAATGAAATTTTAAAGCTGGAAATCGCGTCGTAAAAACCTTTAATGTACTCCAAACGTGTTTCGCTTGGGTATTTGGCAAATAAACACGCTGAAACTAGCATATATAAGAATTGCGCACTTTCGTAAATTTCACCCGTCACACGGTTTTGTACCAGATATTTACCTTCTAATTGCTTAACCGCAGCATAACTAAAGTTTTTATCGCGGTTATGGTCAATATAGCTATCTAACGTAGCAAATTCTTCTGCCGTGTAATCTTCGGTTAAATGCTTATCATATTTGCCCGCATCAACCATTTTGGTTACGTGCTCAAATAACGCCGGCGGTTCATATTTGCCGTAAGCTTTTTTACGTAAATGAAATATGGCTAAACGCGCCGCTAAGTATTGATAATCAGGGGTTTCTTCCGAGATTAAATCAGCTGCAGCTTTAATAATTGTTTCATGAATATCTTCAGTTTTGATACCGTCATAAAACTGAATGTGAGATTTAATTTCAACTTGAGAAACTGAAACGGAGTCTAGTCCTTCAGCTGCCCAGTCTATTACTTGATGGATTTTATCGAGATCGATAGGTTCTTTTTCACCATTACGCTTGGTGACAAAAAGGTTGTTATTCATGAATGACCTGTCTTTATAGTATTTATTAGTTTATAGATTTAATTATTTTTATTTTATTTTTACTAAGGCAAAGCGCAGTAATACTATATCTGCTTTCCTTGCTGTATTTCTATTCCCAATTAGCAATATGTAGAATTGCTAATAAAATGCACAACATGTTGGGGTTTTGTTTATGCTAAGTCACAAGGTAATGTGGTTTGGCTTTTAATGCAACCCCAACATATAGTGTTTTTTAAGTGGCTTTTTAACTTGTCTAATTTAGGTTAGTAGTAACTAACTTACTAAAGGCTACTATTGTACGAGCTGATTAAAAAGCAAGACATATTTTCAACTAAAAACTTTTTTTAAACCTTTTTAGCAATAAAAATAGAAGGCTTATAACATAAAATAATAACAAAAATAAAAATCTTTATAATCAGTGACTTATTGCTTCTGGTTAAACTTTAAACGACTTGTTTATTTAGTAATCTCTATTAACTCTAAGGGATTTGAAATAATGTGATCCGCTTGCCATTTTGAGCAGTCGTCGAACTGTTTTATATAGCCCCACTTTACTGCTACGGTTGTCATCAAAGCGGCATTACCAGCATCAATATCACGCTTAGCATCACCTAAATACCAAATATGTTCAGCTGAAATGCCAATTTCTTTACTCGCTAATAGCATAGGCGCAGGGTGCGGTTTTCGCTCTTTTATGGTATCGCCACTGATGTTTGATTGAGATTTTTTAAACTGCTTGAAATGTAACAATAACGGATCAGTTAAAAAGGCTGGTTTATTGGTGACAATTCCCCAAGGAATATTGGCCTGCTCAATTAAGGTTAACAGTTGTTCAATACCTGGAAATAATTGCGTGTGGTTGGCAATATTAGCTAAGTAATAATCGAGAAACTCTTGTCGAAGTACTTCTTTATCAAACCTACCAAGTTGTTGCTTAAAACCAAGTTCTAATAATGGATAAACACCGTCAGAAGCGACGAGTCGATATTCTTTACTCGAAACAACAGGGAACTCATAAACGTTCAGTAAATGGTTCAGCGCCGCACCTAAATCATCTGCGGTGTCTAAAAGGGTGCCGTCTAAGTCAAACAACACTCCCTTAGCTGCGCTTAACATTAACCCTGCTCGGGCATTTTAAAGGCAAGAATGTAATTAACATCTAAACCATCAGCTAACTTATGATTTTCAGTAATTGGATTATAGTGAATACCGCTGGCATCAAAGCATTTTAACCCGGCATTTTCAGCCCAAGTGATCAATTGTGATGGGCGAATAAACTTATCCCAGTCATGTGTTCCATCAGGAACAAGTTTTAACAGCTTTTCAGCGGCTAAAATAGCAAATAAATATGATTTAGTGGTTTTATTCAAGGTTGAGAAAAATACATAGCCACCAGGTTTTACCATTTGCGCACAGGCACGAACGATAGATTCAGGATCAGGCACATGTTCTAACATTTCCATACAGGTAACGACATCAAAGCTTTGCGTATTATCGTTAGCTTTTTGTTCAGCAGTAATTTTTTCATATTTTACCGTGATACCAGCTTCTAGGGCATGCAGTTTAGCCACATTTAATGGCTCAGTACCCATGTCTATACCTGTTACTTTTGCACCCAAACGAGCTAGGCTTTCCGCTAATATACCGCCACCACAACCAACATCGATAATTTTTTTGTCAAAAATTTCACCTACATGTGAAGTGATAAAATTTCGGCGCAAAGGGTTTATTTGATGTAACGGCTTAAAATCGCCATGTAAGTCCCACCATTGACTGGCTACTTTTTCAAATTTGGCTATTTCTTCAGGGTTTACGTTTAATTGTTCAGACATGATAATTATTTATACTGTTAAGATCTGTATTGATTCTATCTTAAAGCAACTAGAAAAGACAAAGCCAAATACAGAAAAATGGCTTCATCGAGATGTAAGAGTATTAAGCGACTACATTATTAACTATTCGATGCGATCGCCAATTTTGTTTAAAACGCTAACTTCGCCATCACATACCGCAATAATCGATTTGCCTTTTTTAAATTCGTCAGAAATTATGACTCGACCTTGTTCTTTTTGAGGAAATGTTGCAATTTCATGATTCAATTC of Thalassotalea fonticola contains these proteins:
- a CDS encoding TIGR02922 family protein, which gives rise to MAKLKQRTVTILYYDITSLELNHEIATFPQKEQGRVIISDEFKKGKSIIAVCDGEVSVLNKIGDRIE
- the nrdB gene encoding class Ia ribonucleoside-diphosphate reductase subunit beta, which codes for MSYSTFNQTKNDPLLEPMFMGQTVNVSRFDQQKHPIFEKLIEKQLSFFWRPEEVDISKDRADWQSLTTSERHIFISNLKYQTLLDSIAARSVNVCMLPLVSIPELETWIETWGFYETIHSRSYTHILRNLFTDPSEIFDDIVINKNILNRASAISKYFDRVILLTQLFQSQGEGTYTVEGEEVVVTVREIKKALYRSVCSTNALEAIRFYVSFACSFAFAERELLEGNAKIIKLIARDEAVHLTATQHILNIWATGKDDPEMQEISEELHQEGLELFLDVIEQEKEWADYLFKDGSMIGLNAEILKQYIEYLSNQRLQAIGYEPQFAIKSNPLPWINSYLSSDNVQVAPQETEISSYLVGQTDSAVDASDFDDFDL
- the ubiG gene encoding bifunctional 2-polyprenyl-6-hydroxyphenol methylase/3-demethylubiquinol 3-O-methyltransferase UbiG, which gives rise to MSEQLNVNPEEIAKFEKVASQWWDLHGDFKPLHQINPLRRNFITSHVGEIFDKKIIDVGCGGGILAESLARLGAKVTGIDMGTEPLNVAKLHALEAGITVKYEKITAEQKANDNTQSFDVVTCMEMLEHVPDPESIVRACAQMVKPGGYVFFSTLNKTTKSYLFAILAAEKLLKLVPDGTHDWDKFIRPSQLITWAENAGLKCFDASGIHYNPITENHKLADGLDVNYILAFKMPEQG
- the nrdA gene encoding class 1a ribonucleoside-diphosphate reductase subunit alpha, coding for MNNNLFVTKRNGEKEPIDLDKIHQVIDWAAEGLDSVSVSQVEIKSHIQFYDGIKTEDIHETIIKAAADLISEETPDYQYLAARLAIFHLRKKAYGKYEPPALFEHVTKMVDAGKYDKHLTEDYTAEEFATLDSYIDHNRDKNFSYAAVKQLEGKYLVQNRVTGEIYESAQFLYMLVSACLFAKYPSETRLEYIKGFYDAISSFKISLPTPIMAGVRTPTRQFSSCVLIETGDSLDSINATTSAIVKYVSQRAGIGINAGRIRALGSSIRNGEAFHTGCIPFYKHFQTAVKSCSQGGVRGGAATLFYPLWHLEVESLLVLKNNRGVEENRVRHLDYGIQFNKTMYQRLIKGDYITLFSPSDVPGLYDAFFEDQDKFEALYVQYENDESIRKKRIKAIELFTLFAQERASTGRIYLQNVDHCNTHSPFDPSVAPVRQSNLCLEIALPTKPMNDINDENGEIALCTLSAFNLGKIDSLDELEGLADLAVRALDNLLDYQDYPVAAALSATMGRRTLGIGVINYAYYLAKNGVFYSNGSANNLTHRTFEAIQFYLLKASNNLAKEQGACPKFNETRLSQGILPIDTYKKDIDKICSESLHLDWEGLRTSIKEHGVRNSTVSALMPSETSSQISNATNGIEPPRGLISVKASKDGVLKQVVPEYEKLKHNYELLWNIPDNTGYLELVGIMQKFVDQTISANTNYDPNKFENGKVPIKQILKDILLGYKLGVKTMYYHNTRDGADDSMVDGDDDCAGGACKI
- a CDS encoding HAD family hydrolase, which encodes MLSAAKGVLFDLDGTLLDTADDLGAALNHLLNVYEFPVVSSKEYRLVASDGVYPLLELGFKQQLGRFDKEVLRQEFLDYYLANIANHTQLFPGIEQLLTLIEQANIPWGIVTNKPAFLTDPLLLHFKQFKKSQSNISGDTIKERKPHPAPMLLASKEIGISAEHIWYLGDAKRDIDAGNAALMTTVAVKWGYIKQFDDCSKWQADHIISNPLELIEITK